Proteins co-encoded in one Spirosoma endbachense genomic window:
- the lptE gene encoding LPS assembly lipoprotein LptE: protein MNHVKWMLNNGWRQSDSLPAALLILACSLIIESCGVYSFTGTTLSPDIKSVTVNNFVLATAGGPANLPLTFNEKLKEYYQRYTSLKVVPNNGDMVLEGNITGYDLLAVAPTAQDQAGVNRLQITVLARFYNNKDESKNFEQSFSFYQDFPQNQTLSQNESRLVPKILDQIVLDIFNKTAADW from the coding sequence ATGAATCATGTTAAATGGATGCTCAATAATGGATGGCGGCAAAGTGACTCACTACCTGCCGCCTTATTGATTCTTGCCTGTTCCTTGATTATTGAGTCTTGCGGGGTATATTCCTTTACGGGTACGACTTTGTCGCCAGACATTAAGAGTGTAACGGTCAATAATTTCGTGCTTGCAACGGCGGGCGGACCAGCCAACCTGCCGCTGACATTCAATGAAAAACTGAAAGAATATTATCAACGATACACCAGTCTGAAGGTTGTCCCCAATAACGGAGACATGGTACTTGAGGGCAATATCACCGGGTATGACCTACTGGCCGTTGCCCCAACAGCGCAGGACCAGGCAGGCGTTAACCGACTGCAAATCACCGTACTAGCTCGTTTTTATAATAATAAAGATGAGAGTAAAAATTTCGAGCAGTCTTTTTCATTTTACCAGGATTTTCCTCAGAACCAAACACTTAGCCAGAATGAAAGCCGCCTTGTGCCCAAAATTCTGGATCAGATCGTATTAGATATTTTCAATAAGACGGCTGCCGACTGGTAA